The stretch of DNA ccaccttgGAGTATGGTTATTGCTAGAGACAAAGGGCACTACTGCTGCAAGGCACCACACTGGGATCtgcactggctgctgctcaTGGCTTTGGTGTGGTTCCACCAAAAAGGCTGCTCTGACAACATTTTGTAGTTTGGGCTGACATCAGTGAGTTTACACACTTTTGGCACAGGTGCTGGGATGACAGAGGCAAATTTGTCCCTGGCTTCCCACCATTAACTTGTCCCCTCCAGCACACAACAGtttaaaagcagtattttgtTAGATCAGTGCTCCCTCCTTGGAATTTACCTTTTGTCAATTGATGAtagatggatgaatggatggaggAGAAATTAATATATCACCGCAAACCTCCAATTTCTGCCCCAAGTGGTCAGAAATGGAGTTGGTCTGGTGACAGACCTGCAGGTGTACAATTCTCTTGCTGCTGATCTGGGGAAAGTTTTGTGATGTCAGAGAAGTATctctttctattaaaaaaaaccccttttgtTCTGAATGACAGAGCATTGCTACATGACTCCCATCTAACCCAGGACTTTGGGTACTGGGGACTTGGGGACCAATTCTAGATAGTCAGAGAGACTTTTTGACATCTACATAAACAAAGCAAGAGGTAgggaaagagcaaaacaaagcaacaactTTAGTTGTTCAACTAGACAATAACATGggatataattaaaaaaataagtctaTTTCCttaccaccaccaccaccaagtGCTTCTAGGACTGACTATGCATCAGGTAAGCACTGAGTGCTGTAATTTGCATTTAAGAAGAGTAGATACAACACAACAGTCTTTGTGGCCCACTCCCTCATCTTTCTGGCTTAAATATGATTAAAATCCAGAGTGGCTGTCCAAAGAGGTATCAGTCACAAGAGAAACCATGGCTTTCAAAATGCAGTAGGCTTTAATTTCTCCAGTGTTTTTCTTCCATGTGCTTGTCTAAATCCcatgctgcaggaactgggctTTTCAGATGTCTTCAGGGAAAACAGAATTTCCCCTAATCACTGGTCCTCCAGGAATTGCACTTGTTCAGAGAACTGCCCAGCATTTGCAAGGATGAGAACTTCTTCCATAGTTCATAACTGGCTACACAATCCTCACTcaagagacacatccaaagcAAAGTGTTTGGAAAGGAGGATTCTTAGGATTCTTATTCAGTTGTAGATATGGAAGGAATGGCTGTACTCTAGTGTTGGACAGGACCAAGCAAAATGTCAGGAATACTTGCTGTGCCTTCGAAATTCATACACCACCATTCCCTGTCTGAAGAAACTCCAGGAGTCAGATTTGAAAGGCCCCTGGAGAGCCTGGTAACATGCCCAAGACAAGGTGACACTTTGAGTGGAGGAAGACACTTAGTCTCGAATTGGAGGCCTGTGGACTGGAGAAAGCACAGCTGCCCAAGCCTGTCGGAAGAGCTGGACCAGTTTGTAAATGAATGGCAGTGACGTGGGAGAAGctgcaaagcagaacaaaaaggtaaaaataactTGGTAAAACTAACATACACTAAACATATTAAGAAAGAACTACCCCCAGCTAGAATTAATAAAAACcaatttctcttcctttcttcgatgaggaaaaggctgagtctatgacagctctgcctgcctctcaCAGTCTGTATCTTGGCTGCCGGAAAGAGTTTGCAGAAAACTGGAATTTGTGGAGCTTCATCCTTCTACATGCACTTCAACTGGAAACATCAAACACATTCAGTTCCTAGTCATCCAGATTTTTTGTCTCCCTGAGATATTTACAGCAGGTTTATTAAAAACAACTCATTTCTTCTCCATAACCacaatggcattttaaaaattggaaaTCTTAATCCCATACCTGGGTCTAATCTCACCACCACCAAGTACAGCAAAAAAGTAGCCAAGAGCATCTTCTTGTAAGGAAGTAAATAGAAGTGGTTTGACATGGACCTCAGTGTTCTACGTAGCAATGTCAGCATGGTCAGGAGCTTTTGGGACAGCATTCCTggaaaacaagaacagaaaagcTGTTAGGACAAAGTAAAGTTTAAAAAGGAATCACACATATATAGCCAATAAGAAACGAAGGTACTGGAAGTCTGATTGCATGagagttgggttgggtttggttttttatacAACAAACAAACAGTAAAATTTTGGAACACACTTCATAATACTTCTTTTTTAGGCACCTACTTTACTACAATATGATCTCATACCACAGTAGTGCCAGCTTCTGTCCTGGGAGAAAACATCTAATTATTTACAGCTCTGTAGAAGAAGCAGTTAAATGCTAGACAAGCATTGTTCTACTTGGACTCAACTGTAAATGGAAATGAAGCAAACTGTACAAAGAGCCAACAAAACGTACCCTTAAAGGATTGCCAGGTAGTTAGtcttttttacttaaaaaaaaaaaaaagaaaacaacaaaacctccACAGTGCTTATGATCCTGGGCATTAATTGTCATCTCCTGACGTTGGCAGAGACTAAATATGCTTTCCGTATTTATATCTCATATATTATGAGGTATATGCTTTGCATATTTATATCACATATACCTTATATTACACCTCAGCAAAGATATCACTAAgtcttttatttcctgctgtgaTACACAACGGGACTCCCTCATGGCCTGTTTATCATggcaatatttttaatatgtagTTAATACTTGTTACCCTTCACCAGTAAGGGACCGGCTTGAAATGAAACTGTAAGAAAGGAGCACAAACAAGAGAGGGAAAGCCCACCCAGAAGAGTTTCTGTGGCTGGAtcttgctgctcctcagcagccgAGCCTGTCTCTTCCTCCCGCCGAGCCCAGCGACAGCGGCTCTCGCCGATGGTGCCGAGGAACTGCAGCTGCCGCTCGCTGTCAAACGCGGCACAGCCCCGCACCAGCTCCTCCGCGCCCTCGAAGCGCCCCAGCGGCAGCAGCACCTGCGCCAGGTACAGCTCCAGCAGCGAGCCGAACTCGGGCAGCCTCTGGTTGGCCTGGGctcccagccagctgctgccGACCTCCAGCATCACCTGCGGCTCTCTCACTTTGCTGTACAGCAGGATACTGAGATGCAAGGGAGAAGTATGAGAAAACCCTGAGTCTCTGTGGAAGATGACATCACTGACAGCTAATACCCACAAGCAGCTCTCATGGTGTATCAGTCAGAGTCACTCAGGGTTACTCTTTCAGCATCACCCCTTTAGGACTTGATCACCATGCATGCAATCTtgccccagcacacacagaacagGCCTGTCCCGAATCTCACTCACAGCACACAAAGTGAAAATATCACGCAATACCCAAGCCTGGCCTGCAGTTAAACCTAACACAAGACCCCACATGATATATGCTGTATATCTGACAGCAACAGACAGAAACTCACCACAGCTCCAGAACTTTTGGAGGCAGATGTTCAGGGACATGGTAGTACTGTAGGACCCAAGACAGAACTTCTCTCCACCTGTTCATCTCGGCCAGTGCCTGAATCCCCACAACACAAAGGGAGCATTTCACTTCTGCAAAACTGGTAAGGAAAGACACCCAAATAAGTGCTTCTTACAGCCACATTTCCCCTTGCATCCCTTCCAGTGAGCTTCAGTGCAGCCCAGGTACCACACAGTTCTCTGCTTCCCCTCTACTTGGCCCCTTTAAAAGGCCAATTTGACCTCCGAGGATGTGCACTGTGACAGCATCTCTGAAAGAACGAAGGGAAGGCTCCTGGGCACACCCCACTTCCCTCAAAAACGCACAGATGAAACATTTTAATATCGACAGGGCTAAAAGAATTCCCGAAGCAGTGCAGGCATGGCCTGAAGCTGGGAGCCAGCCCGGCGCTGACGCGGCACCGAGCAGCGTCCCAGCACCACCCCGTCCTCTCCACACGCCGGTACCTCTCgtggccggggccggggcccaGGCTGTCGCAGCCCGCCTCGCAGCGCTCCACGGCGGCGGCGAAGTCGcggtgcagcaccagcagatcCGCCGCCTCCTCCAGCAGCGCGGCCGCCTGCGCCGACCCCGGGGCCCAGGGGCGCAGCTCGGCCCTCATGGCGGGAGGGCTCTCCCCGGCCCCGCAGGGCCCCGGCTCAGCCTCCGGCTCCAGCGCCGCCACCACCCCCGCCGGGCCCGGCTCCGCTGCGCTCGGGCAGGCACCGGAAAGCCGGGATGGAGCGCCCGGCAGCGGAAGGGCCGCCCCGGCGAGCATCGCCGGCCCCGCGGGCCGCCGGGACGTGTAGTCACGGCTGCAGGAGGGCATGGACGGctgccggggcgggcggggggcaaCGGGGATGGCTGGGGGGCTGGAGCGTCTCTtaccaggaaaggctgagggagctgggtctGTGCAGCCTTGGGAAGAGAggactgagaggggacctctTTAATGTGTATAAATACCTAAAGGGCGGTGCTAAGAAGATAgaggcaggctctgctctgtggtacCGAgtaataggacaagaggcaatgggcagaaactgatgcacaagTTCCACCTGGACAgggggaagaatttctttactgtgCTGTGACcgtgcactggaacagattgcccagagaaggtgCGCAGTCTCCCTTtatggagatattccagaatcGCCAGGATACATTCCCGTGCCGTGTGCTCTGCAATGACCCTGATTGAGCAGAGAGGCAGGACAggatgacccactgtggtcccttccccTGCTGTCACTCTGCGGGGATCAGCGGCGGCAAGCGGGCACTCAGGGGTCGCTCCGAGCGGCTGCGGCCGCAGCTCCGGGACCGAGATCGGAGCCCGTCCCTGCCACGACGCGCTCCCTTCATCTCCTCCCTCGTGTGGCTGCCGAGGGAAAGGGGCCGAGGGAACAGACAGCCTCGGCTGTTCTCCCCGCGGCCGCCGGGCgtcagcccagccctgacagTGTCCCAGCCCCGACAGTGTCCGAGCCCCGAGAGCATCCCAGGGCCGAGAGTGTCCCAGTTCCGACAGTGTCTGAGCCCAGTGAGTGTCCGAGCCCCCGAAAGTGTCCCATCCCCGACAGTGTCCCAACCCCGAAAGTGTCCCATCCCCGAGAGTGTCCCAGCGCCGGGAGTGTCCCATCGCCGAGAGTGTCAGAGCCCAGAGAGTGTCCGAGCCCCCCGAAAGTGTCCGAGCCCAGAGAGTGTCCGAGCCCCCCGAGAGTGTCCGAGCCCCGAGagtctcccagctctcctcGCCCCGGCCAGGAGCGGTGCTAACGGGAGAGCGCTCCCCGCCGCTCCGCAGCACCGCCCGGGCGGGTGACGGATGCTCTCCCCTCCCGGCCGCCCCTTCCTCCGGGCACCTCTCCTCCGGATCCCCGTGCCCGCAGTTCTAAGCACATTACGCTGTTAATGGAGTTCGGGTGTAATAACAGCGTCTGCAGCAGCACTCGGCAGGCAGCGGTTCGCATTCTCCTTTGGTTgttatttaaaaacaacaggGTGTCTTGGTTACAAGGTAATTACCGCAGTCAGTGCAAACACTCTTCAAAAATGGATCTCTACAGGAGACGCAGGATTGATTTATCCTGTAACCTTTTTAAACAACTGACACACTTATCTGTCCCCGTACTATGATTAtgtaattaaaaatcaaatggGCTACTACAAAACATGCT from Haemorhous mexicanus isolate bHaeMex1 chromosome 5, bHaeMex1.pri, whole genome shotgun sequence encodes:
- the PEX26 gene encoding peroxisome assembly protein 26, with product MRAELRPWAPGSAQAAALLEEAADLLVLHRDFAAAVERCEAGCDSLGPGPGHESFAEVKCSLCVVGIQALAEMNRWREVLSWVLQYYHVPEHLPPKVLELCILLYSKVREPQVMLEVGSSWLGAQANQRLPEFGSLLELYLAQVLLPLGRFEGAEELVRGCAAFDSERQLQFLGTIGESRCRWARREEETGSAAEEQQDPATETLLGMLSQKLLTMLTLLRRTLRSMSNHFYLLPYKKMLLATFLLYLVVVRLDPASPTSLPFIYKLVQLFRQAWAAVLSPVHRPPIRD